A segment of the Helicobacter sp. 'house sparrow 1' genome:
CGATTTAGTAAATTTCCCAAAACATCTGCAAGTTCTGCATTAATCTTATTTACAAGAGCTTTTTTTGAAAAATCCCCATCTTGGCCAAAACTCACTTCGCGCATCAAAAAATATCTCAATGTATCAGTACCAAACTCTTCAACAATCTCTTTTGGATTGACTACATTTCCTAGGCTTTTGCTCATTTTAACACCATCTATCAGCCACCACCCATGTACATAAATATGTTTAGGTAATGGTAAATCCAAACTCATTAAAAATGCAGGCCAATACACTGCATGAAATCTTAAAATATCTTTTCCAACAATATGAGTTGCATTTTTCCAAAGATCTAGATCAAAATTATTACTACCATATCCCAATGCACTCACATAATTCATCAAAGCATCAAGCCAAACATAAATGATGTGTTTTTCATCTTGGAGAGACTTTGGCAGTTTAATACCCCACTCAAAGCTTGTACGCGTAATAGAAAGGTCATTCAATCCTCCCTTTACAAAGCTGATGACTTCATTTTTTCTAAAGCGAGGCAAGATACAATCTGTCTCATACCACTGTAACAATTGATCTTGGTATTTACTAAGCGCAAAGAAATAACTCTCTTCTTTTATCAAGGTCGTTTTTCTTCCACAATCTGGACAACATCCATTTTGCAATTGAGAGTTTGTAAAATAACTCTCACAGCTTACACAATAATTCCCCTCATATTCCCCCTTATAAATATCTCCTTTTTGATACATAATCTCAAATGCTTTTTGAACTCCGGCAATGTGATTAGAATCTGTAGTGCGTATAAAATAATCATAATCAATTGCTAACACATCCCAAAGGTCTCTAAACTTGGCACTAATAAAATCTGCATAATCCTTTGGACTTTGGGATTTTTTAGTAGCAGATTGTTCGATCTTTTGCCCGTGCTCATCGGTGCCTGTAAGAAAAAACACATCTCTACCCCTAAGTTGGTGATATCTTTTTAGCATATCTGCAATAAAGGTTGTGTATGCGTGTCCTATATGTGGGACATCATTTACATAATAAATAGGAGTAGTAATAAAAGATTTCATAATTTTAGCCCTTGATTTTTTAAAGGATTAATTATAACAAAAATTACCTAGTGGGAATAGCGCAATACTCTCCTACCAGATTCATTAATAATATCAGCAAAACTATCTAAATAATCAAGATAAGCAATAAGATATTTTCTACTAATCCCCCAAGCCTCCCTTAAAATTTCAAGATTTAAATATCCATTTTTCTCTAATAACAAACGCATCTCTTGAATGAGGGTTTGTAGTGTTTGTGTGGGGACAAATAAATTATGTGCTAGCCGAACAACCTTTTGTGAAGCACAAAGTTCTTTTAAAGCATCATCTCCAATCTTTCTATCAATATCTAAGAGATCATAAATATTATATGGGGCTTGAGGACTAAACTTACCATCAAGGAGAATTTGATAGATTCTATCCCTAACATAATGATTGAGATCATCTAACTTATTCTTGATACTTAGATACAAATTTTGGTTTTTTGTAATCAACCCACCCTGATATAGTTTTTCAAGAACAAAAGATAAAACATTAGGACTTGCCCAAGCTATTTTCAAAGACAATGCTTTTGCAGAGAGCAATGCTAAGGGATTTTTATCAAAAATTTTTAATATTTCTCTTTCTAAAATATCTAAACTCTCTTGATGATATAAAACAAGGTTTTTATCATCCAAATATCCTGATGATATGTTTTGTGCAATTTCCAAAATCTCTTGATGATTTAAACAAAATCTTTGTGAAGATGATATGAGACCAAACCCGCGCTTATGAGCTGAAGAAATCAATTGAAATGCACTAAATAAATCATCCAAAAACAGAGCTTCTAAAAGCTTTATTTTTTGGTTTTTCTTCATTGGATCTATAATTGGATTTAAAACCATACCCCCTGCAATATTTCTCTCTTCATCTCTTAAGATAAAGCGCTCTTTAAAAATAGAAAAAATCTTAGTATCACTTTTTAAGGTTGCAAAAACCCCATCTTTAGCTTGCTCCAAAACTATTACCTTAACCAGACTTCTCTTTGCTCCAATAAATAATTGAAAAGTTTTATTGTGCAAATCTTTTTTATCCAAAGGAAATAAAATCACATCAATTTGATCAAAACCCCTCATATATCCTTTTTGAGTCAGTAAAAATCCTCTTTGCAACTCACTGCTTGAGATTCCGCTAAGATTAATGGCTACACGATGTGAAGTAAAGGCTTCTAGAACATTTTTGTTATGAGTCTGTAGTGATTTTATGGTTAATTCTTTATCTAGCTCACAAACATATACTTTCTTATCACAACTAATACTCCCGCTTATGATACTCCCGCTAACAACACTACCAATACCCTTTAAAGAAAAGCTTCTATCAATGTAATATCTAAAAAAACCTGCACTCTTATTTGAAAACTTTGGAATATTATCTAGTATATTTAAAAGATTTTTATGTGTTTTTAAATCAAAAATACTAAAAAACACAACCTCTTTAAGATGAATTTGATTGAATTTTTCAAAGAGCTTAACTACAGAATCCTTGAGCTCTAAAAGCCTTGTTTCATCTTCGCATAAATCAATTTTACTAATCACACAAACTGCTTGTTTAATGCCTAAAAAATTTGCAATCTCAAGATGCTCAATTGTTTGAGGCATAATCCCATCATCAAATGCAACTACAAGTAGCATTACATCTATTCCAAAGGCACCAGCTATCATATTTTTTATGAGTTTATGATGCCCTGGAACATCAATAAAGGCAATTTGTCTTTTTTGTGTTTTTAGGTCTGAAAAACTAATATCAAGAGTAATTCCCCTCTCTTTCTCCTCAATACTCTCATCACCATCAAAGCCATTAAGGCATTTGATCAATGAGGTTTTTCCATGATCAATATGTCCCCCTAAACCAACGATGATATCATTATCCATTGCGATTTTTATAATCTAAATAATCAAAAGTTTTAACTATTTCAAATTTTTCATCATCAATAATTCCTAAAGATGGAAGAGGTATCCCATTAAAGGTTGTATTTTTTACAATAGTGTAGTGAATCATATCTTCAAATATAATACGATCTCCTATTTTTAAAGGGGTCTTAAAACTATAATCACCAATCACATCTCCTGCTAAGCAAGTTGGCCCTCCCAATCGATACTGATAAACTCCAACCCTCTCACCTAAATCAAACTCTACTTGATGAGTATCCTGACAAACCTTCCTCACCTTTGGTCTATAGGGCATTTCCAAGCAATCTGGCATATGCGCGCTTGCAGAAACATCCAATATAGCAATTTGCATTTCATTATAAATAATATCCACCACCTCACCAATTAAAAAACCACACTGCCAACCCACAGCCTCTCCTGGCTCCAAGAACACATCAATATGGTTGAAATGGGATTTAAAATCTCTAATGATTCCATTTAATAAACCAAGATTATAATCCTCTCGCGTAATATGATGGCCTCCACCAAAGTTTATCCATTTCATTTTAGGAATAAAATCCCCAAAATGAGAAATAAAATGTTCAAGTGTTCTTTTCAATGCATCAGAGTTTTGCTCACAATGTGTGTGAAAATGCAAACCATCAATCCCATCTAATCCAAATTCTCTAAACCCCTTATTAAACTCACTAGGATTAATCCCTAAACGACTCCCTGCAACACAGGGGTTATAAATAGGAGGTTCCACCTCACTATACAAAGGATTTACTCTCAATCCTACCTCAATGGGCTTTAATCCAAGCTCTATAAATTGCTTATTCTTTTGATCAATTTTTGGCTTAAACTTCTGCCATTGATAGAATGAGTTGAAGATAATATGCGTTGCAATAGGCAATAAAGCATTTATTTCATCCTCTTTATAAGCGGGGGAAAAAACACAAATTTCTTTATTAATCTCTCTACCGCCAAACTCTTCAAATCCAAGCCTTGCCTCATAGATTCCACTTGCAGTGGTTCCACTCAAATACTGGCTTGCTAAATCAAAGCTATGCCAGAAAGCAAAACCTTTAAGAGCTAATAAAATTTTTGCTCCACTATCCTTTTGTACAGAATCCAAAATTTTTAGATTCTTCTCCAACAATGCCTTTTCAAGAACATAGCATGGAGAAGGTATTGAAAAATAATCCATCAAGAACCTACCAATAATTTTCTAATAATTGCCTCTAATTCTACAGGATTTGACTTTGAGACAAAATAATCAGCTTTCAAAGAAAGTGCCATCTCCTCATTACTACTTCCGCTCATTGAAGAATTTACAATAATTGGTATATGAGCAGTTTGAGGATTATTTTTAGTTTGTTTAATAACCTCAAACCCACTCACTTCAGGCATTTCTAAGTCTGTAATAATAAGGCCAATATCTGCAATGTTTGTTTGATTTGCAAAGAGATAATCTAATAACTTTTGCCCATTAATAAAATCAAAATGTTTTAACCCCAGCTTATCTAAAATCAATCGCATTGTCTTTAGCACACTCAAACTATCATCTGCCAATAAAATTATCTTTTGGCTCTCAATTTTTTTCAATCTAAGCAACTCTGATTTCTTTTCGCTTTCAATCCAAGGGAAGACATCTATAAGCATTCTTTCAATATCTACTACCTGCACTAATCTTCCATCAAAATATCTTGTATGACTCACTATTTTATTATTTTGACTTCCCCCTGTAACGCCAATATTTTGTTCCATCTCCGTCCATTTCTTTGACAAGATTCTATCAGCCTCATAAATGCGAACGCCTATGGTCCATCTTGAAAACTCACAAATCATCACCACATCATCTTTTGTTTGAGGGCGTGTCACTTTATAGGGCGCAAGACTTCTTGTTGGATTATTGGAATCATAATGAAACCACTTTCGCATATCCACTAAGGGCAAAGTCATATCCCTAATAGTGATTAACCCATCAACAAGTGAATTTTCCTCATAGCTTACAACACTCAATGCACCACTATATTTAATAACTTCTCTAATTTTAAAAACATTTACTGCATATAAATCTTTATCTTTTTCTAATCGAAAACAAAATAACTGCAACTCGTTATTTTTGTGCAAGCTTGTAACTTGATCAACTTGTGACAGATTAGACATAAAAACCTCAAAAATTATTAAGATAGCTTGGCAAAATCATACCATTTTATTTCGAGTTTAATTTAACAAAGTTCTTGTAGTAGGAAACAAACATTTCTTGCATAAATCCTCAATAGCCCTATGATTTCTAAATCCTTCTTTTATTTTTCTTGCCCTATCAGTGCTTAAAACTTCTTCCAAACTATCATCCCATAAGCTCCCTAGGGCAATATCTCCTTGGGTATCCATACAACAAGGAACCACTATTCCATTTGAGAGGATGCCCACCTGATCTTTTAGTGCATGGCAGACTTTATAATCTTGTAAGGCTTCTTTTTTCACACTAGGCCATTCAAAAGTCTTGGTAATATTTAAAAAAATATATTCTTCTAACTTTATTCTCTCAAATGCTTTTAAATTCCTTGGAATCTCCTTATTAAAAAATTTAAAAATATCTTGAAGTGGCAACAGATTTAATGTAGTATCTTGGATTCTTAGGTTGATAAAAACCTTACTAGGATAGCTCATTTTAAATGCACAAAAATCCAAAATTTTTTGTAGATAATCAGGATGTTTTTTATTATTTTTATCAAACCCTGCATCCAGAGAAAAAGCGATTTGATGTATAGGAGGTTGGATTAAAAAATCTTTGGATTTTAAATAAAAGCCACTTGTAACTAAATCCACAGACAAATTTGCATTCTTTAGGATTTCTAAATACTCTTGCAAATTCTTGATTCTGCAAGGATCTCCCAAAATGTGCAAGCAAACATACTTACATTTTCCCCGTATTTGATCTACTATTTTTATAAAAAGCTCTTTTGACATTTCTCCCCGTATACCCTTTTGGCTAGGACAGAAACTGCACTTAAGACCACAAATATCACTGAGTTCAATATAAATCTTTTTAAAATACATAAAAATCCAAAAATTTGATAAAAAAATAAGTAAGTTTAGAATATTATCAAGTTTCTAGAGACAAAAATTACAATAAGGAATTTTAGGATAGTTTTATGAAAAAAAATCTTTTAATGATGCCTGGACCAACGCCAGTTCCCAACTTCTTATTAAAAGAAATTGCAAAAGATCCAATACCACACCGGAGCACAGAATTTATCACTCTATTAAAAGAAGTATATGAGAATCTCAAATATGTTTTTCAAACCCAAAATGATATTTTTATCTATGCATCTAGTGGAACTGGTGCAATGTGTGCTGCATTAGAAAATATCTTAAATCCAAATGACAGAATCTTGTGTCTTGTAATGGGTAGCTTTAGTCAAAGATGGGTTGATATTGCAAAAATGAGAGGCGCACAAGTGGATATCATTTCTTGCCCATTAGGAAAGAATATTAATCCCACGCTCTTACAAGAGCATTTAAACAAAAATGCACCCTATAAAGTAATCACGCTTACACACAATGAAACATCAACAGGAGCCGCAAATAATCTACAAGTTCTTTGTCCTATTATCAAAGAATCTGGTGCTTTATGTGTGGTGGATGGGATCTCAAGTATCTGTGCAATGCCTTGTAAAATGGATGAGTTGGGGATTGATATTCTTATATCTGGCTCTCAAAAAGGCTTTATGTTACCTGCAGGATTATCTTTTCTTGCTCTTAGTCAAAAAGCCTTTCAAATGCATCAAGAGTGCATCCATCCGAGTTTTTACTTTAATTTTTCACTCTATAAAGATGCTCTAAAAACGCACTCCACTCCTTTTACTCCATCCATTAATCTTATTTTTGGGCTTTATTATGCCTTGCAGTTTATCAAACAAAAAAAGCTTGAAACACTTCATATGGAGCATAAGCAACGCACTTTAGCACTTAGGAGAAGTTTTAGAGCTTTGGGGCTAGATCTTGTCGTTCCAGATGATGCAGATGCAGGCTATGCACTTACTGCGATATTTCCTCCTAAAAACATTCAGGCAAACACTCTAAGAGAAATATTAAAAAACCAATATAAAATCCTTGTAGCTGATGGACAAAACGAACTAAAAAATAAAATTATCCGCATTGGAACCTTGGGGTATATTAATAACAAGAATCTAATCTTTTTTACTCAAGCACTAGAAAACACATTGTATCAATTAGGCTATAAGTTTAAACCAAACATAGGGACAAAAACCCTAATAAAAGCTTTGGGTCTAGAAAAATAAAGCTTCCTTAAAGCTTAAGTCCTATTTAAGATCTGCCCAACTATCACCTATATTGACGCCACATTTTAATGGAACCTCTAGTTGATAGATATGATTCATAATATATTCAATTTCCCTACCAACTTCTATAGCCTCGTGTTCTGGAACTTCAAAAATCAATTCATCATGCACTTGTAAAAGCATTTTTATGGTTTTGTTTTGATACTTTTTATAAATTTCTAACATAGAAAGCTTAATCAAATCCGCTGTGCTTCCTTGAAAAATAGAATTGATTCCCTCGCGCAAGTAATTGCTCTTTATAAACTCTGTAATACCTTGAAAATTAAAATATCTTCTATGTCCCAATAGTGTTTGAGAATAACCATTTTGCAAAATCAATTCTTTTTGAGTATCTAAAAAATTTTTTACAGTGGGAAATAAAGCAAAATAGCGCTCAATATACTCTCTTGCCTCTGCCATTTTAATTTTAAGTGTTTGAGACAGCTTTTTTGCTCCCATTCCATAAATAAGTCCAAAATTAATGCTTTTTGCAATTTGACGCTTACTTTGTGCTTCATCCTTTGTAAAAATCATCTCAGCCGTTTTTAAGTGGATATCTAAATCTTGCCTAAACCCCTCTATCAACTTTTCATCTTTTGAAAAATGTGCAAGAAGCCTAAGCTCAATTTGCGAGTAATCTACACTTAATAGTTTTTTGCCTTTTGTTGCAACAAAACCTCTTCGTATCTCTCTTCCCAAATCACTTCTTACAGGAATGTTTTGCAAATTTGGAGATTTTGAGCTAAGCCTACCTGTGGTAGTGCCTGTTTGTAAAAAAGAGGTGTGTATCTTGTTTTCACTTGTTTTTAGCTTCAAAATTGGTTCTACATAAGTATTTTTAAGCTTAAAGAGTTCTCTATATTGCATAATACAAGGAACAATAGGATGGTCATTATAAATTTCCTCCAATGTTTGCTCATCGGTGCTATAACCA
Coding sequences within it:
- the metG gene encoding methionine--tRNA ligase codes for the protein MKSFITTPIYYVNDVPHIGHAYTTFIADMLKRYHQLRGRDVFFLTGTDEHGQKIEQSATKKSQSPKDYADFISAKFRDLWDVLAIDYDYFIRTTDSNHIAGVQKAFEIMYQKGDIYKGEYEGNYCVSCESYFTNSQLQNGCCPDCGRKTTLIKEESYFFALSKYQDQLLQWYETDCILPRFRKNEVISFVKGGLNDLSITRTSFEWGIKLPKSLQDEKHIIYVWLDALMNYVSALGYGSNNFDLDLWKNATHIVGKDILRFHAVYWPAFLMSLDLPLPKHIYVHGWWLIDGVKMSKSLGNVVNPKEIVEEFGTDTLRYFLMREVSFGQDGDFSKKALVNKINAELADVLGNLLNRLLGMAEKYFDLRLECKKEDLPEEINEVSKILDSLNGLMEEMKPSKYLEELWKMFALGNLIVAKYEPWRLIKEGEVSRVQGLLVLLCNILIKGSLSLYPIMPSSASKILEVFGLTPNSSNYKKFVQEAKIETKFELKKVSALFPKVELKQDDEKKECDKKVEELKNFITIDEFKKIEIKIGTVIKAEAIPKSTKLLKLQVDLGEGRLRQIVSGISQFYQAEMLINKQVCVLSNLKPTKLMGEISEGMILAVSDDEGLSLLSIDHFRKNGSRVS
- the selB gene encoding selenocysteine-specific translation elongation factor, producing MDNDIIVGLGGHIDHGKTSLIKCLNGFDGDESIEEKERGITLDISFSDLKTQKRQIAFIDVPGHHKLIKNMIAGAFGIDVMLLVVAFDDGIMPQTIEHLEIANFLGIKQAVCVISKIDLCEDETRLLELKDSVVKLFEKFNQIHLKEVVFFSIFDLKTHKNLLNILDNIPKFSNKSAGFFRYYIDRSFSLKGIGSVVSGSIISGSISCDKKVYVCELDKELTIKSLQTHNKNVLEAFTSHRVAINLSGISSSELQRGFLLTQKGYMRGFDQIDVILFPLDKKDLHNKTFQLFIGAKRSLVKVIVLEQAKDGVFATLKSDTKIFSIFKERFILRDEERNIAGGMVLNPIIDPMKKNQKIKLLEALFLDDLFSAFQLISSAHKRGFGLISSSQRFCLNHQEILEIAQNISSGYLDDKNLVLYHQESLDILEREILKIFDKNPLALLSAKALSLKIAWASPNVLSFVLEKLYQGGLITKNQNLYLSIKNKLDDLNHYVRDRIYQILLDGKFSPQAPYNIYDLLDIDRKIGDDALKELCASQKVVRLAHNLFVPTQTLQTLIQEMRLLLEKNGYLNLEILREAWGISRKYLIAYLDYLDSFADIINESGRRVLRYSH
- the nspC gene encoding carboxynorspermidine decarboxylase, giving the protein MDYFSIPSPCYVLEKALLEKNLKILDSVQKDSGAKILLALKGFAFWHSFDLASQYLSGTTASGIYEARLGFEEFGGREINKEICVFSPAYKEDEINALLPIATHIIFNSFYQWQKFKPKIDQKNKQFIELGLKPIEVGLRVNPLYSEVEPPIYNPCVAGSRLGINPSEFNKGFREFGLDGIDGLHFHTHCEQNSDALKRTLEHFISHFGDFIPKMKWINFGGGHHITREDYNLGLLNGIIRDFKSHFNHIDVFLEPGEAVGWQCGFLIGEVVDIIYNEMQIAILDVSASAHMPDCLEMPYRPKVRKVCQDTHQVEFDLGERVGVYQYRLGGPTCLAGDVIGDYSFKTPLKIGDRIIFEDMIHYTIVKNTTFNGIPLPSLGIIDDEKFEIVKTFDYLDYKNRNG
- a CDS encoding chemotaxis protein yields the protein MSNLSQVDQVTSLHKNNELQLFCFRLEKDKDLYAVNVFKIREVIKYSGALSVVSYEENSLVDGLITIRDMTLPLVDMRKWFHYDSNNPTRSLAPYKVTRPQTKDDVVMICEFSRWTIGVRIYEADRILSKKWTEMEQNIGVTGGSQNNKIVSHTRYFDGRLVQVVDIERMLIDVFPWIESEKKSELLRLKKIESQKIILLADDSLSVLKTMRLILDKLGLKHFDFINGQKLLDYLFANQTNIADIGLIITDLEMPEVSGFEVIKQTKNNPQTAHIPIIVNSSMSGSSNEEMALSLKADYFVSKSNPVELEAIIRKLLVGS
- a CDS encoding radical SAM/SPASM domain-containing protein — encoded protein: MYFKKIYIELSDICGLKCSFCPSQKGIRGEMSKELFIKIVDQIRGKCKYVCLHILGDPCRIKNLQEYLEILKNANLSVDLVTSGFYLKSKDFLIQPPIHQIAFSLDAGFDKNNKKHPDYLQKILDFCAFKMSYPSKVFINLRIQDTTLNLLPLQDIFKFFNKEIPRNLKAFERIKLEEYIFLNITKTFEWPSVKKEALQDYKVCHALKDQVGILSNGIVVPCCMDTQGDIALGSLWDDSLEEVLSTDRARKIKEGFRNHRAIEDLCKKCLFPTTRTLLN
- a CDS encoding pyridoxal-phosphate-dependent aminotransferase family protein; the encoded protein is MKKNLLMMPGPTPVPNFLLKEIAKDPIPHRSTEFITLLKEVYENLKYVFQTQNDIFIYASSGTGAMCAALENILNPNDRILCLVMGSFSQRWVDIAKMRGAQVDIISCPLGKNINPTLLQEHLNKNAPYKVITLTHNETSTGAANNLQVLCPIIKESGALCVVDGISSICAMPCKMDELGIDILISGSQKGFMLPAGLSFLALSQKAFQMHQECIHPSFYFNFSLYKDALKTHSTPFTPSINLIFGLYYALQFIKQKKLETLHMEHKQRTLALRRSFRALGLDLVVPDDADAGYALTAIFPPKNIQANTLREILKNQYKILVADGQNELKNKIIRIGTLGYINNKNLIFFTQALENTLYQLGYKFKPNIGTKTLIKALGLEK